The Pagrus major chromosome 10, Pma_NU_1.0 genome contains a region encoding:
- the LOC141003677 gene encoding G-protein coupled receptor 4, with protein sequence MSNDSCNLPLDTDTFGLTCIYGLIFSLGLPSNLLSLWGLYHLGRSGGGGCQLVYILNLLLSDLLQLLTLPLWILYLQGAHRWPYGQLTCELVGYVFYVNVYASVMFLCLIALDRCLAIVYPLSSRRVRTVRVAAVCGVAVWTLTFLFCLSGLLPSVFDSDRLLCLEQYPVSPGYARFKITTVALGFLLPCTILGYTSAHIGVTLRRSPSLSAHERRKIVGILVVITVNFIVVFGPYHLVGGYRFVSLLLTDEPCGLERSIFLTYRLCYGLTSLNTLLDPLFYIFLCADARLELQRSLPCLGRGQNTGKKIALSTRAHRDNQRGSGTGHNNLLEI encoded by the exons ATGTCCAATGACAGCTGCAACCTCCCCTTGGACACAGACACATTCGGCCTGACCTGCATCTATGGCCTGATCTTCTCTTTAGGTCTCCCCAGCAACCTACTGTCTCTCTGGGGACTGTACCACCTGGGCCGCTCAGGTGGAGGAGGCTGTCAGCTGGTCTACATCCTCAACCTGCTGCTGTCGgacctcctccagctgctcacCCTGCCACTGTGGATTCTTTATCTTCAAGGGGCGCATCGCTGGCCCTACGGCCAGCTAACCTGCGAGCTGGTGGGCTACGTGTTTTACGTAAACGTCTACGCCAGCGTCATGTTCCTCTGCCTGATAGCGCTGGACCGCTGCCTGGCCATCGTGTACCCACTGAGCAGCCGTAGGGTGCGGACTGTCAGGGTGGCAGCGGTGTGCGGTGTTGCAGTTTGGACACTCACCTTCCTGTTCTGCCTGAGCGGGCTGCTGCCTTCAGTGTTTGACTCTGacagactgctgtgtctggagCAGTACCCCGTCAGCCCCGGATACGCCCGCTTCAAGATCACCACCGTGGCCCTCGGCTTTCTGCTGCCATGTACCATACTAGG CTACACCTCAGCCCACATCGGGGTGACTCTCCGACGATCTCCTTCCCTCTCAGCCCACGAGCGGCGCAAAATCGTGGGCATCCTGGTCGTGATCACCGTCAACTTCATCGTGGTGTTCGGACCCTATCACCTCGTGGGCGGATACAGATTTGTGTCCTTGCTGCTGACTGATGAGCCCTGTGGATTGGAGCGTTCCATTTTCCTCACCTATCGCCTCTGCTATGGTCTGACCAGCCTAAACACCCTGCTGGACCCCCTCTTCTACATCTTCCTGTGCGCTGATGCCCGGCTAGAGCTGCAAAGGTCCCTGCCCTGTTTGGGAAGGGGGCAAAACACTGGCAAAAAGATCGCCCTCAGTACCAGAGCTCACCGAGACAACCAGAGGGGGAGTGGAACTGGACATAATAATCTCCTAGAGATATAA
- the ugt5g1 gene encoding UDP glucuronosyltransferase 5 family, polypeptide G1 encodes MSSMIPVFLTGLCFLLLSPSCCSGSRILVVPVDGSHWINMEVLLRELHARGHNLTVLRSAKSWYIPSNSTIFTSINVPMLEDEADINYYNKMLLDVMECRRLPTFVRTFCQRHLITSMLTKGHEILARAAATMLDDPVFIKKLQDEKFDLMLTDPALTLGVLLGSYLKLPMVFNVRWINNGEGHFTIAPSPVSYVPVPGSELHDQMDFLQRINNMLHYLLSVVEQHLIINPAYSDLLQRHFPPGTDLLSLQLAGDIWLVRTNFVFEFPRPTMPNLVYIGGFQCKQARPLPAELGAFMQSSGEHGVVVMSLGTLVSALSHEVTEAIAAAFAELPQKVVWRFVGEKPSSLGNNTLLVKWLPQNDLLGHPKTRAFVAHGGTNGMYEAIYHGVPVVGLPLLFDQFDNLHRLKVRGAARVVEAKSLTKEDFLEALKDILETPSYRNNMQRLSQLQHDQPMPPMDTAIFWTEYVIRNKGAAHLQSAGFSLPWYSYFSLDVAVFIMALIGFFVWGLVLVCRILCCRRSRRKIKGE; translated from the coding sequence ATGTCCAGCATGATCCCTGTGTTCCTGACGGGGCTCTGCTTCCTGTTACTCAGCCCCAGCTGTTGTAGTGGCAGCAGGATTCTGGTAGTCCCTGTCGATGGCAGCCACTGGATCAACATGGAGGTGCTCTTAAGGGAGCTGCACGCCAGAGGCCACAACCTCACTGTGCTGCGCTCTGCCAAGAGTTGGTACATCCCTAGTAACTCTACGATTTTTACCTCTATTAATGTGCCCATGCTGGAGGATGAGGCAGACATTAACTACTACAATAAAATGCTCCTAGATGTCATGGAATGCAGAAGGTTGCCGACTTTTGTACGAACCTTCTGCCAACGCCACTTGATCACATCCATGTTGACAAAAGGCCATGAGATCCTCGCCAGAGCAGCTGCCACAATGCTAGATGACCCTGTTTTTATAAAGAAGCTGCAAGATGAAAAGTTTGACTTAATGTTAACAGACCCTGCTCTCACCTTAGGGGTTCTTCTGGGTAGTTACCTCAAGCTGCCAATGGTCTTCAATGTGCGCTGGATTAATAATGGGGAGGGCCATTTCACCATAGctccctctcctgtctcctaCGTTCCCGTGCCAGGGAGTGAACTTCATGATCAGATGGATTTTCTGCAAAGGATCAATAATATGTTACATTATCTCCTCAGTGTTGTTGAACAGCACTTAATCATCAACCCCGCCTACTCAGATCTGCTCCAGCGGCACTTCCCTCCTGGAACTGACTTGCTGTCTTTGCAGCTTGCAGGTGATATCTGGCTGGTGAGGACGAATTTTGTCTTTGAGTTCCCTCGGCCCACCATGCCCAACCTGGTCTACATTGGGGGTTTCCAGTGCAAACAGGCCCGTCCCCTCCCTGCTGAGCTGGGAGCCTTCATGCAGAGCTCTGGTGAGCATGGGGTAGTGGTCATGTCCTTGGGGACGCTGGTGTCAGCCCTGTCTCATGAGGTCACAGAGGCTATCGCTGCTGCTTTTGCTGAGCTGCCTCAGAAGGTAGTGTGGAGGTTTGTGGGCGAAAAGCCTTCATCCCTGGGGAACAACACCTTGCTGGTGAAATGGCTGCCTCAGAATGACCTCCTGGGACACCCCAAGACTCGTGCATTCGTAGCCCACGGAGGTACCAACGGCATGTACGAGGCCATTTACCACGGCGTTCCAGTTGTGGGGCTGCCTCTCCTCTTTGATCAATTTGACAACCTACACCGGCTGAAAGTGCGTGGGGCAGCTCGGGTGGTAGAGGCCAAATCACTCACCAAAGAGGACTTCCTGGAGGCTCTAAAGGACATCCTGGAGACTCCCTCATATCGTAACAACATGCAGCGTCTCTCACAGCTGCAACACGACCAGCCGATGCCTCCTATGGACACCGCCATCTTTTGGACTGAGTACGTCATCAGGAACAAAGGAGCAGCCCATCTGCAGTCAGCAGGTTTTAGTCTGCCTTGGTATTCCTACTTCAGCCTGGATGTGGCTGTTTTCATTATGGCCCTCATTGGATTCTTCGTCTGGGGTTTGGTCTTAGTTTGTAGGATTCTCTGCTGCCGAAGGTCCAGGAGGAAGATAAAAGGAGAgtaa
- the LOC141003799 gene encoding prostaglandin D2 receptor 2-like: MLFCPSSIKTNFTSSSTNQTAQMSSLNVFTISLHGLFSSIGIIENLLILGVVGFHVRRSVISIWILNLAASDLLATASLPFFTLYMARGNTWTLGPTFCRIHSSIFFLNMFVSGSLLAAISLDRCLVVLRPVWAQNHRTIYLVGKICGVIWGFAAICTIPFYLFRDAIPLPSGQILCYYNYARFLPSETADRDSLCKKRKEALGFFKLFLAFLIPLAIIILSYTAVNTGLARRGCRRPFRFVRLVVAVVVSFVLCWAPYHLFIIMEMMASIGSPAQKFASKALPISATIGFLNSVLNPILYVFSCPDLCSKIRHSLGAVMESVLAEDLAELARRRSTARSSISTSEIVLKSKNSLPALYVKEDNQTEDESLAYVAQN, from the coding sequence ATGTTGTTCTGTCCTAGCAGCATAAAGACAAATTTCACAAGTAGCTCAACAAACCAAACAGCCCAGATGagttctttaaatgttttcaccaTTTCCCTCCACGGCTTGTTCTCCTCCATTGGCATAATAGAGAACCTCCTCATCCTCGGAGTGGTGGGCTTCCACGTCCGCCGCTCTGTCATCAGCATCTGGATCCTGAACCTCGCAGCCTCTGACCTACTGGCCACTGCTTCCCTGCCCTTCTTCACCCTCTACATGGCCCGTGGTAACACCTGGACGCTGGGCCCGACCTTCTGCCGCATCCATTCCTCCATCTTCTTTCTCAACATGTTCGTCAGTGGCTCCCTGCTGGCAGCCATTTCTCTCGACCGCTGCCTGGTGGTGCTGAGACCTGTGTGGGCGCAGAATCACAGGACCATCTACCTGGTTGGGAAGATATGCGGGGTGATCTGGGGCTTTGCTGCGATCTGCACCATCCCCTTCTACCTGTTCCGTGACGCCATTCCCCTTCCTAGCGGACAGATCTTGTGTTACTACAATTATGCTCGATTCCTCCCGAGTGAGACGGCTGACCGTGATTCTTTATGCAAGAAACGCAAGGAAGCCTTAGGCTTCTTCAAGCTCTTTCTGGCCTTCCTGATCCCCCTAGCTATCATCATCCTCAGTTATACTGCTGTGAACACTGGATTGGCTCGCAGAGGCTGCCGACGCCCTTTCCGCTTTGTTCGGCTCGTAGTGGCCGTGGTGGTGAGCTTTGTACTGTGCTGGGCTCCGTACCACTTATTCATCATCATGGAGATGATGGCCTCCATAGGAAGTCCTGCACAGAAATTTGCAAGCAAGGCCCTCCCAATTTCAGCAACCATCGGCTTCCTTAACAGTGTCCTTAACCCCATTCTGTATGTGTTCAGCTGCCCTGACCTGTGCAGTAAAATCAGACACTCTCTTGGTGCAGTGATGGAGAGTGTTCTGGCTGAGGATCTGGCAGAGCTGGCCCGACGCCGCAGCACCGCTCGCAGCTCTATCAGCACCAGCGAGATTGTGTTGAAGTCAAAGAATTCTCTTCCAGCCTTGTATGTAAAAGAAGACAATCAGACGGAGGATGAAAGTCTTGCTTATGTTGCTCAgaactga